The nucleotide sequence TGGCACTGTCTGTTTTGTCCATGCATTTTTATGCCATCCATAAATGAAATAATCCCCCTTTTGTGATCCTTAAGGTCAATTCATTCACCCACCATAAAAATCAAATGAGTAGAAAACATATTATCTGATTACACGAATAGATTTTTTTGTAACGGATTGTTTCTCCGTTCATTACAAAAATCAAGATGAATAAAACAAGGGCGTGGAGGTGAAACAGATCGAGAAAGAGTCTTCCTTGGtacaacttttcaactctcaATCTTAATCTTTTATTCTCAATTCTCATCCTCAATCATTTAGTGGTTTGCATTACTAATATCAATTCCCTATCTACATTCTCCTCATTTCTTTATGGTTGAATAGGCTTTGGTGCAGTGAATTAGTGGAGCAttcaaacaaaaatacaaacagCATTACTGCATTGCTAAGGTATTTTCCTCATTTCATTACTAAGGTATTTCCCTAtccattcttaattttgttagatGGTAGACAATCACACAACATGTTTAATATTTACTTTGAATGCCGTCAAAGGCATCACTTTTTTATGCCTACTGTCATAATTTTGGTTATGGTGGTAAATGTTTGGCTCCCTCctattagtttgtgtttttccCTTTTCGAAATTCTCAATGTTATGTACTTTGTCAATTCGATAGTGTATAATTTCATGAATCTTTTAACTATCATCTAATTTGTGCAAGCATCATTTTCCATTGTTGAATTTCAATGCcatgttttcatatttttcttcaattttaccTTTATTAAGAATCatcaaattgaaattgaaattttaagaTTTTTAGAGAACTTCAACATATCAAGTATGGAGGGAATTGATAGAAGCAATATGTCAGAGGTTGTTACCTTATCTGCATTATTCCTCTTCTGTATAgatgatttattttttcttctttttcaaaaataaaattcattctCTTTGGCAATTTCTCAATGTAGGTCGACAATGAAGAAGTTCACTTCGGACAAATAAATGTTCACAATTCTCAACAATTAGACCAAAGGTATGATAGGAGCAATCAACAAAGCCAAAGACGACAATTTATGAATTCATCACAACGGGCTCGAATTTCAATGCGACGACATGCCAATTATCAAATCCAATTGAACTCaataaatatggtacaaaatcAAACCAAGAAGACATAGGACCAACATCGGCGggtaaatatcatttttttttcctctattaattatatatttgtaaATCCATACATTGTATGAATATTTTTGTACAAATTATTAAGACACATCTATTAAGATTGAACGAATAGTGATTTTACATTGTCATTGCCTTTTTGTACTATCAATGCAAACATCcatttaataattttgttaTATCTATAACAATTTCAACATTTGGATTGTATATATTTACCACAATGACCAACGTTTTAACAAGTactccaaacaaaaaaaataataaggaaAAGAATATGTCTGGAACGGTAGGTGATACAAATTTTATGTAAACTTGGAATAACAGTTCAACTATAATAGTcaagagaaaaatataaaaagaacatCACATAAAGATATAGTATATCGATACTAAAAGGCAAATATTGTGAAGGAAAAAAAGCATCATGATAGGACCAACCAACAATTATAATCCACTATTAAAGggcaaaaattgaaggaaaggaAAATGGATATAGATATAGTATATCGATATAgcaacataaattaaaaaatgaaatgtcTAATCAAAATTAGTGGAGTGAaccacttttaatgaaaaaccacatttatacatttccctggtactattcattttacctttaaaaatgactttttattaaaagggaagttttttggacttttagttagtttttccttttttttttttttttttttttaccccaaAGCATTGAGGTAGTAGAAAccattcctcctcctcctctcttccTGTGTCACTATGTGGTAAATCAAGTCTGCTGTaaactaattttattttaccaCTATTATAATATTTACTCTTTAATAAACGAAGTCAGCCGTAAACTATTTTTTTcccaatgaaacaaaaaaaaaaaaaaacataatgtaTACCACTGATtcaattccaaaaacaaaagggaaaaaaaagtaTGTAGGTATTTAACTAATATTTTTCGTGCACCATTACGTTTTTTGGTTTAGAGCGACAAAATGCATATGTTACTTACGAGAGACAAAGCCAACGACGGCAATGGCAGGATCAACAATGTATGAGGCGGAATTCAATGAGTTCAAGGCAAAGACACGATTACTTAGCACGATGACGATCCAATTATCATGTTCAACAAATTCAACGCTCAAACATAATGTCATTTGGTGGCGATACTGATCAAGTTCAACACCGTCTGCATCTTAGGTTGTTGCAATCATAGTAGGTAGTGAAGGATCAGAAAACATTAGAGGTCGAGATATTGTTTTGCAAACTACAAATGGTCAACTTAAGAGTATCAAAGACTGTGTCGACTACTGTGATCCTTTACAATATCCATTCGTGGTGGCCGCCTATTGCAACAATATGTAGTTGACAATTATATAAAGATTGAATCACAAAAGCTTAGATGGATGCATGATAATCAACACACAATTCGATCTGAATTTTATCAAAGACTACAAGACCCATTAATTGCAGAACAAAATAATGCAGGTTGAAGCTAATcagtttataaaaaaaacatgtattCTTCATGTTCATGTTTTGTCACATTAAATGAGACTTATTAATGggttgaaacaaaacaaacgtATTTAGACTTATTAACTacttataacaaaataaatacagGAAACGTCGGTTGTCGTAGGATTATATTACCATCATCTTTTGTTGGTAGTCCTTGTGACATGTATCAAAGGTATCAAAATGCAATGACTTTGGTTCAAAAATATGGAAGACCAGATATTTTCCTAACAATAACATGTAATCCAAATTGGGAAGAAATAAGTGATGAGCTATTACTTGGCCAAGCTTCACAAGATCGACCAGATTTGCTTACAAGGGGTTTTAGTGCAAAATTTGAAGAGTTGAAGAAtgatgttataaaaaaaaaaaaaggtgttttCGGCAGAGTTCTTGCATGTGTATATGTCATTGAGTTTCAAAAGCACAGTCTCCCTCATGTCCACATGCTTCTCAtgttaaaagaaaatgataagtTTAATAGGCCAGATGATTATGATCAGATGGTACGGGCTGAAATACCAAATCTAATGAAGAGCCTGAATTGTATGGTGCCGTGTTAAGGCATATGATACACAATTCATGGTCACCGTATATCAAATGTGGTAGTTGTAAACGAAATTATCCTAAGCTACCAACTACAGTTCAAGGAAATGATTTTATCCAGTCTATCGTAGAAGAGACAATTATGATCCAGTCCCATTAGATCATAATGCACGTATAATGGTGAATAATCGATGGGTCATTCCGTATAACTCATGGCAACTCCTCAGATATGATTGTCATATTAATGTTAAGATTTATTGTAGCATTAAGAGTATTAAGTATATGTACAAATATGTTTATAAAGGTCCCGATCGAGTAGCTTTTGAAGTCCATCCTGAACTTATTCAAGATGAAATAAAGCAGTTTGTTGATGTAGGATGGGTTTGTGCATCTAAAGCTTTATGAAGAATATTCAAAGTTGTAACCAATCGACTTTATCCATCGGTGGAATGATTACAAATTCATCTTCCTGAAGAACAAACTATTCATTTTTACCCTCACCAAAGGGTAGCAGATATTTTGACAGATGACACAAACTCAATGACTATGttaacagattttttttaacaagaatACCACTTGCCCTGGAAGCACGATGATACTTATATCGGGAGTTCCCAGAATGATTCAGATGGAGTCAAAGAGATAAAAATCTGGAGTGAGAGGATGAATAACCATAAAGTTATTGGTCGGATATATGCAGTCTCGCTGAATGAGGGTGAAAATTTCTACTTATGCATCTTTCTTAATCATGTTAGAGGACCTACATCATTTGAGGATTTAAGAGCAGTTAATAAAGATAAACATCAGGACCAATTTGACCAATttgaccaaattaaaaaaatagacaCCAAACTGACCGATAGAGTAAaacttagggaccattttgacattAAAAAGACAAACAACACTAAACTAAAATAATGATTGTCGACATCAGTAACTAACCTTCgacaaataaaatacaaaaccaaCATCTACTATAGGAATTGGCGACTTTCACTAAGTTGTCATGGTAACTAAACATAAACTATTATTATTTTCTCAAAAATGAAGAATACAAAATGTTTCAACAAATTAAATtaggccaattttttttttgtggtccATGTGTGTTATCACACTTTAATATGACCCTCATAGTAAAAAAGTTGTTAATAAAACTCTCGTAATGAGCTCTGTTAACAATTAAGGTTCACATCTTAATTTACGAAAAAATCTTTGGTCCTTTTTTAAAGGTGGCAAGAAGGTcgtggttttttttcttttttttttggtcaaacaataaattttgttaaattagatatTACATTAGTTACCAGCAAAATTTGAACTCACACTATCATGCAAATACTTGACACATTTTCACCATCATAGTAAAGTGCCACATACAAGAAGGCCGGGGGTTGAGTTAGTTGGAAGTGTTGTGTAGCTCTGCATATAAAAATGCAAAGAGTCCACTCTCGTCATCCcgatattcttttcttttggtcagATGTCCTCTCACCTATATTCACCGACTAGAGAGATTTGGATTGGATCACGAACTCAACTGCCAATCATATACTTCCAAATAGACAGGAAAACAAGCCATCACCTCCCATAAATAATtccaaacaaaaagaataacAGATTAAATAAAAAGTGGTGGAATAAAAGGGAGACACACATCAATAATCcaccctcctctctcctctcctctccccTCCTACGTTGCTTCCCTTTTCCTCCAACccctcattttttaattttcctccAACCCCctcattttttctcttttatttttttattttttttcgttttttctcctttttctttaaccccccacactctctctctctctctctctctctctctctctctctcaggaAACATTATATTAAAGCAAAGCAAAAGTGAGTGACCAAATTACGAAAAAGAGGACTTGCAAGATCTGGTAGTAGCTAGGGTTATTGAGTTTTTTTGGTCATATGGGCTCTGCAAGAAACCAAAATCCATGGGGACCATATGACTCATACAAAGATTGTTCCCAAGGGATTTGCAGCATCTACTGCTCTAAATGGTGCTATGTCATTGGCCCCCCACCTCCTTCACTCGATTTCACCGAAGCCGATGACCAAAACCACGACTCTCCAACAGATCTTTCTCCTCTCATTATAGCAATCATTGGCATCTTTGCTAGTGCCTTCATTCTAGTCACTTACTACACCGTTATATCCAAATACCGCAGGCAAAGAGGAAGCGATGGAGCTCAAGACATGAACATGGACAGTTCGAATCCAAACCTAGTTAGTGAATCGAGGCAAGGCTCAAATAACGGTCTGGATGAGTCCCTGATCAAGTCCATCATGGTTCATAAGTACAAGAAAGGTGATAAGCTTGTGGAAGGCACAGACTGCTCGGTATGCTTAAGTGAGTTTGAAGAAAATGAGAGCCTGAGGCTGTTGCCGAAATGTAGCCATGCTTTCCATGTTCCTTGCATTGATACTTGGCTCAAATCTCACTCCAGTTGTCCACTGTGTCGTTCAAACATTGCTGCTCCTGCCATTGCTCTAGTTCCTCATCAGCAACTAGCGCTGCCTCCGGTCGAAGAAAATCCACAGGAGGAGGTGAATGTGTCCGCTTCGGAATACCAACATAGGAGTAATGAAAATATTTTGGTGGTACAAGATAATTCGGAAGAGGCTGTTAGTCAGTTGGAGAGTAGAGTGAGTAGTTGTGAGATTGAACAAGATCATGGGATCCAGCAGCAGTTGAGGAGATCAGTTTCCATTGCTGATGTGTTGCATTTGCATGATagtgaagatgatgatgaggacTTGGAAAATCAGATGGGAAGTGCCCAATTTTCCATGGAAATTGGATCATCAAAAGGAGTTGATCAAGAACAGAATTTCAAATCCAGTAACAGCCCTAGAAGTAGTGGAGTTTTCAGCTTGGTAAAGGGTCCTCTTGTGATGAAGAGATCAACTTCAACAGGGAGATTAGTTTCTCAAGGTATGGAAGGGAAAAGAATTCTGTAATTCCTAATTGAAACCATTGTTTTCCTCTTTTCCAAAATTAGTGTAAAAATCCCCCAATTTCTACTTCGCTTTTGTATACCGTATTATATACCCAAAAAGAGAGACCCTGCATACAAATATGAGACTAACTGACTTAATCTAGCGCTATAAATGATTGGCTTGTTAGAGGAGGTTTGAGTTCAAATCTTGTGTACGAGAattgtttaattaaaaaaattcttacACGGTTATTATACTTGAAAAAGCATAAACTATAGAAATAGAAAGCTCTTAGAAATACTAGAGTTTGCTAGTTATGGTCTGCAATTACCATTTGTTTGCACCTTGAACTGCTAAATATATtctatctcatttttttttagttctttATATTATGGCATAATAACTTGTGGGAATAAGGACTTGGGACTGAGATCCTCTAGGAATATGGAAAAATAAAGGGCAAACAGGGAAATCAGTCTAAATTGATTCCATCTATTTGGTAATGGTTTTGAAACTGAATTTGGAGCAAGCTCCTTAGAGCATCTTTAATGATGCTCTAAAAATTGTCCCTACCACTGTATGTCTTTAACTTTAAGAATTTTGTGGCTTTTAATGGAACAGAGCTCTAGTCTATATAGTCGAGGGACTACCCTAAGGTTGtgtaaaaattccaacaaatgAGGACTACCTAGAGACCGAAAGAGGGGGTCCAATGTTGATTTTGAGTGGGAAAGAAACCCCCCTACCACCGTGTCTCTTTAACTTTAAGAATTTTGTGGTTTTCAATGGAACATAGCTC is from Pyrus communis chromosome 10, drPyrComm1.1, whole genome shotgun sequence and encodes:
- the LOC137746445 gene encoding RING-H2 finger protein ATL52, with product MGSARNQNPWGPYDSYKDCSQGICSIYCSKWCYVIGPPPPSLDFTEADDQNHDSPTDLSPLIIAIIGIFASAFILVTYYTVISKYRRQRGSDGAQDMNMDSSNPNLVSESRQGSNNGLDESLIKSIMVHKYKKGDKLVEGTDCSVCLSEFEENESLRLLPKCSHAFHVPCIDTWLKSHSSCPLCRSNIAAPAIALVPHQQLALPPVEENPQEEVNVSASEYQHRSNENILVVQDNSEEAVSQLESRVSSCEIEQDHGIQQQLRRSVSIADVLHLHDSEDDDEDLENQMGSAQFSMEIGSSKGVDQEQNFKSSNSPRSSGVFSLVKGPLVMKRSTSTGRLVSQGMEGKRIL